The following coding sequences are from one Tolumonas lignilytica window:
- a CDS encoding ethanolamine ammonia-lyase subunit EutB, with protein MYRTTIGQRNYQFPDLKSLMAKASPARSGDYLAGVAAATAEERMAAKICLADLPLKVFLNHALIPYESDEITRLIFDEHDLQAFGIISHLTVGDFRDWLLSEQADSITLSRLARGLTPEMVAAVSKLMRNQDLILVAKKCQVITKFRNTIGLPGHLSVRLQPNHPTDALSGIAAVMLDGLLYGSGDAVVGINPATDSLPGLAKLNHMLDDVIQRFEIPTQSCVLTHVTNTIELINRGVPVDLVFQSIAGTEKANAGFGVTLSILAEAEAAAQSLNRGTIGKNVMYFETGQGSCLSANAHFGVDQQTCEARAYAVARKFKPLLTNTVVGFIGPEYLYDGKQIIRAGLEDHFCGKLLGVPLGCDVCYTNHAEADQDDMDTLLTLLATAGLTFLIGVPGADDIMLNYQSTSFHDALYIRDLLGLKRAPEFDHWLEKMRLIDTQGHLLDPSRQHPLLTQLPSLGSAA; from the coding sequence ATGTATCGGACGACCATAGGCCAACGCAATTATCAATTCCCGGATCTGAAAAGCCTGATGGCAAAAGCCAGCCCGGCCCGATCTGGGGATTATCTGGCTGGCGTGGCGGCAGCTACAGCTGAAGAGCGCATGGCAGCAAAGATCTGTCTGGCAGATCTCCCTTTAAAAGTCTTTCTGAATCACGCCCTGATCCCCTATGAAAGCGATGAAATAACCCGACTCATTTTTGACGAGCATGATCTGCAGGCATTCGGAATAATCAGCCACCTGACCGTGGGTGATTTCCGAGACTGGCTGCTCAGTGAACAGGCAGATAGCATTACTCTCTCTCGATTAGCGCGTGGCCTGACACCAGAAATGGTCGCGGCCGTGAGTAAATTGATGCGAAATCAGGATCTGATCCTGGTCGCTAAAAAATGTCAGGTTATCACCAAGTTCCGTAATACGATCGGATTACCCGGACACTTAAGTGTTCGCTTACAGCCAAACCACCCGACCGATGCCCTCTCCGGGATCGCGGCGGTGATGTTAGATGGGTTGTTATACGGTAGCGGAGATGCAGTGGTTGGCATTAATCCGGCGACAGACAGTTTACCAGGATTAGCAAAACTGAATCACATGCTGGATGACGTGATTCAACGCTTTGAAATTCCAACCCAATCGTGTGTGCTCACCCACGTCACGAACACCATTGAATTGATCAATCGCGGTGTGCCGGTTGATCTGGTCTTTCAATCTATTGCCGGCACAGAAAAAGCCAACGCGGGATTCGGTGTCACCCTCTCGATTCTGGCGGAAGCCGAAGCGGCTGCACAAAGTCTGAACAGAGGCACCATTGGCAAGAACGTGATGTATTTTGAAACGGGTCAGGGAAGTTGTTTGTCAGCCAATGCGCATTTTGGTGTCGATCAGCAAACCTGTGAAGCCCGAGCTTATGCCGTGGCCAGAAAATTCAAACCGCTGCTGACCAACACCGTAGTCGGATTCATTGGACCGGAATATCTCTACGACGGTAAACAGATTATTCGGGCAGGATTGGAAGATCATTTCTGCGGAAAATTACTCGGTGTACCGCTGGGTTGTGATGTCTGCTACACCAATCATGCTGAAGCAGATCAGGATGATATGGATACCCTGCTGACCTTGTTGGCCACAGCAGGGCTGACGTTCCTGATTGGGGTTCCCGGTGCCGATGACATCATGCTGAACTACCAAAGTACCTCATTTCATGACGCACTTTATATCCGTGATTTACTGGGGCTGAAACGTGCGCCGGAGTTCGACCACTGGCTGGAAAAAATGCGCCTGATCGATACACAAGGTCATCTTCTGGATCCGTCCCGACAACATCCGTTGTTGACCCAACTACCCTCTCTGGGGAGTGCTGCATGA
- the eutC gene encoding ethanolamine ammonia-lyase subunit EutC, with protein MNKQLIHQNPWDELKQFTAARIALGRTGSSLPTEELLKFGLAHAQARDAVHQPFGIDALAEELHQQGFSTLQAYSAAADRETYLRRPDLGRELANESREWLKQQAVEPIELVIVVGDGLSSTAIHRNTVPFLLELRPRLEALGIAIGPIVLTRQARVAIGDDIAESLKAKAVAVLIGERPGLSSPDSMGIYLTWSPQVGLLDSERNCISNVRPEGLNYPEAAHKLSWLLGEAFRRQISGINLKDESDNFPDILLQYKTSATLI; from the coding sequence ATGAACAAACAATTAATCCATCAGAATCCCTGGGATGAACTGAAACAATTTACGGCCGCCAGAATTGCGTTAGGACGGACAGGCAGTAGCTTGCCAACCGAAGAATTGCTGAAATTTGGTCTGGCACATGCACAAGCCCGGGATGCCGTACACCAGCCCTTTGGTATAGACGCATTGGCAGAAGAATTGCATCAACAAGGATTTTCCACACTACAGGCCTATAGTGCGGCCGCTGATCGTGAAACCTATTTGCGTCGTCCCGATTTAGGTCGCGAATTGGCGAATGAATCACGTGAGTGGCTGAAACAACAGGCTGTTGAGCCGATAGAACTGGTGATCGTAGTGGGTGATGGCCTATCTTCTACTGCCATCCATCGCAATACCGTACCTTTTTTATTGGAGTTACGCCCGCGCCTTGAAGCACTCGGCATTGCAATCGGCCCCATTGTTCTAACCCGACAAGCTCGCGTCGCGATTGGCGATGACATTGCTGAGAGCCTGAAAGCAAAGGCAGTAGCGGTACTGATCGGTGAACGCCCGGGTTTATCCTCGCCTGACAGCATGGGAATTTATCTCACCTGGTCACCCCAGGTCGGTTTATTAGATTCCGAACGCAATTGCATATCAAACGTGCGTCCAGAAGGTCTCAACTACCCTGAGGCCGCACATAAACTTAGCTGGCTGCTGGGAGAAGCATTTCGCCGCCAGATTAGCGGTATTAACCTCAAAGATGAAAGTGATAATTTTCCAGATATTTTGTTGCAATATAAAACATCAGCTACACTCATATAA
- a CDS encoding 2-hydroxyacid dehydrogenase has translation MKIALFSAKAYDRDYFEQANQPFGYELDYFDVRLEQKTLRLAHGYPVVCAFVNDDLSRPVLTDLANNGTRLLAMRCAGYNNVDLIAAKELGITVVRVPAYSPEAVAEHSVGLMMTLNRRIHKAYQRTRDANFALDGLVGFNMFGKTAGIIGTGKIGIATLRILKGFGMRLLVNDPYPSQAALELGAEYVDLDTLFRESDVISLHCPLFKENYHLLNAESFAKMKKGVMIINTSRGALLSAQDAIEALKQGKIGALGLDVYEEESELFFEDKSNEVITDDTFRRLSACHNVLFTGHQAFLTREALLSIASTTLNNTKIFIENGKSGNEVE, from the coding sequence ATGAAAATCGCATTATTTAGTGCCAAAGCATACGACCGCGACTATTTTGAACAAGCCAATCAGCCATTTGGTTATGAACTGGACTATTTCGATGTTCGCTTAGAACAAAAGACGCTACGTCTGGCTCATGGCTACCCAGTGGTCTGTGCTTTCGTCAATGACGACTTATCACGTCCTGTATTAACTGATTTGGCCAACAATGGAACTCGGTTATTGGCCATGCGTTGCGCCGGATACAACAATGTTGATTTGATTGCAGCCAAAGAACTTGGTATCACCGTGGTACGTGTTCCAGCCTACTCACCAGAAGCGGTTGCAGAGCATAGTGTCGGGCTGATGATGACATTAAATCGCCGTATTCATAAAGCCTACCAGCGGACACGCGATGCCAACTTTGCTCTGGATGGTTTGGTTGGGTTCAATATGTTTGGCAAAACAGCGGGCATCATCGGAACCGGTAAAATTGGTATTGCAACACTCAGAATTTTAAAAGGTTTTGGGATGCGTCTATTGGTGAATGATCCCTATCCGAGTCAGGCTGCGCTCGAACTGGGTGCTGAGTATGTCGATCTGGATACGTTATTCCGAGAATCGGATGTGATCAGCCTGCACTGCCCTCTGTTTAAAGAAAACTACCATCTTCTCAATGCTGAATCATTCGCCAAAATGAAAAAAGGGGTGATGATCATCAATACCAGTCGAGGCGCTTTGTTAAGTGCTCAAGATGCAATCGAAGCATTGAAACAAGGCAAGATTGGCGCTCTTGGTTTAGATGTTTATGAAGAAGAGAGTGAACTGTTCTTTGAAGATAAATCGAATGAAGTGATCACCGATGACACCTTCCGTCGGTTATCCGCCTGTCATAATGTTTTGTTTACCGGACATCAGGCATTTCTGACTCGGGAAGCATTGCTATCGATTGCCAGCACTACATTGAACAATACTAAAATCTTCATTGAAAACGGAAAAAGCGGCAACGAAGTGGAGTAA
- a CDS encoding acetate uptake transporter: protein MSEKLANPAPLGLMGFGMTTVLLNIHNAGFFPLSAMILAMGLAYGGMAQVIAGILEFKKGNTFGVTAFTSYGFFWISLVFLILMPKWGWADAANETSMGCYLLMWGIFTLFMFFGTLKGPKALQVVFGSLVVLFFLLAAKDFTGNAALGTFAGFEGIFCGASAIYLAMAEVLNEKFGRSVLPVGEA from the coding sequence GTGAGCGAAAAATTGGCTAATCCCGCACCATTAGGTCTGATGGGTTTTGGTATGACCACTGTGTTGCTGAACATCCATAATGCAGGCTTCTTCCCTCTCAGTGCGATGATTCTGGCAATGGGTCTGGCATATGGCGGTATGGCTCAAGTGATCGCAGGTATCCTTGAATTTAAAAAGGGCAATACCTTCGGCGTCACAGCATTTACCTCTTACGGTTTCTTTTGGATCAGCCTGGTATTCCTGATCCTGATGCCTAAATGGGGTTGGGCTGATGCAGCAAATGAAACATCGATGGGCTGCTATCTGCTGATGTGGGGTATTTTCACTCTGTTCATGTTCTTCGGTACCCTGAAGGGCCCTAAAGCACTGCAAGTGGTATTTGGTTCTCTGGTCGTATTGTTCTTCTTGCTGGCCGCCAAAGATTTCACTGGTAACGCAGCATTAGGTACATTCGCCGGTTTTGAAGGTATCTTCTGTGGTGCATCTGCCATTTATCTGGCAATGGCGGAAGTGCTGAACGAAAAATTCGGTCGTTCCGTACTGCCTGTTGGCGAAGCGTAA
- a CDS encoding NAD(P)/FAD-dependent oxidoreductase, producing the protein MTKIVIVGGGAGGLELATRLGRKLGKKGKAQITLVDRNRTHLWKPLLHEVAAGSLDAGVDALSYQSQARHNAFEFQLGTLTNIKREEKRIVLAPIFGEKGEEVLGEREIEYDYLVVALGSVSNDFNTPGVRDNCIFLDSPDQAFRFHNILMDKFLRFAGSRTTSNTDIPQDGNIKIAIVGAGATGIELSAELYNAVEELTAYGYKNLSRRSLKVTVVEAGPRILPALPERISSAAHHELVELGVDIRTATFVSEATDKGLMTKDGELIEADLMVWAAGVKAPDFMKEIGGLETNRGNQLVVKGTLQTTLDDHIYAIGDCAACAMEDGKLVPPRAQSAHQMATQCMKNILAQINGGELKPYQYVDYGSLVSLSNFSTVGSLMGNLMRGSMMIEGRIARVMYISLYRMHQVALYGYVKTGLIMLVGQLNRILRPRLKLH; encoded by the coding sequence ATGACCAAAATTGTCATTGTTGGTGGTGGAGCAGGTGGCTTGGAATTAGCCACACGTCTGGGACGTAAATTGGGTAAAAAAGGTAAAGCGCAGATCACGCTGGTCGATCGTAATCGCACCCATTTATGGAAACCGTTGTTGCATGAAGTTGCTGCTGGTTCACTGGATGCAGGGGTTGATGCGCTGAGCTATCAATCTCAGGCTCGCCACAATGCTTTTGAATTCCAGTTAGGCACGTTGACCAACATCAAACGCGAAGAAAAACGTATTGTATTAGCACCTATCTTCGGTGAAAAAGGCGAAGAGGTGTTAGGCGAACGTGAGATCGAGTATGACTATCTGGTCGTTGCGTTAGGCTCTGTTTCTAATGATTTCAACACGCCAGGTGTTCGCGATAATTGTATCTTCCTGGATAGCCCGGATCAGGCGTTCCGTTTCCATAATATTCTGATGGACAAGTTCCTGCGCTTTGCGGGTTCCCGCACCACCAGCAACACAGATATTCCTCAGGATGGCAATATCAAGATCGCGATTGTTGGTGCCGGTGCAACCGGTATTGAACTGTCTGCTGAATTGTATAATGCAGTAGAAGAATTGACGGCCTATGGCTATAAAAATCTGTCACGCCGTAGCCTCAAGGTTACTGTCGTTGAAGCTGGGCCACGTATTTTGCCGGCATTGCCAGAGCGTATTTCTTCTGCGGCTCATCATGAATTAGTCGAGTTGGGTGTCGATATCCGTACTGCTACCTTCGTCAGTGAAGCAACTGATAAAGGGTTGATGACTAAAGATGGTGAACTGATTGAAGCTGACTTGATGGTCTGGGCGGCTGGCGTTAAAGCGCCTGATTTCATGAAAGAAATTGGTGGTTTGGAAACCAACCGTGGTAACCAACTGGTTGTTAAGGGCACATTGCAAACAACACTGGATGACCATATCTATGCGATAGGTGATTGTGCTGCCTGCGCGATGGAAGACGGGAAATTGGTTCCGCCACGCGCGCAATCTGCTCACCAGATGGCCACACAGTGCATGAAAAATATTCTTGCCCAGATCAACGGTGGTGAACTGAAACCTTACCAATATGTGGATTATGGTTCTCTGGTTTCCCTGAGTAACTTCTCTACGGTAGGTAGCCTGATGGGGAACCTGATGCGGGGTTCGATGATGATCGAAGGTCGTATCGCTCGAGTGATGTATATTTCTCTGTATCGTATGCACCAGGTTGCGCTTTATGGTTATGTGAAAACGGGTTTGATCATGTTGGTTGGTCAGTTAAACCGAATTCTGCGTCCACGCCTGAAACTGCATTGA
- the ycfP gene encoding alpha/beta hydrolase YcfP, protein MIIYLHGFDATSPGNYEKVMQLRFIDPDVRMISYSTVHPRQDMSHLLKEVHREITATEDPNPLICGVGLGGYWSERIGFLCGIRQVIINPNLFPEENMQGKIERPEEYTDIASKCVTEFRKKNAGKCICILSVNDEVMDNSQTVDALKDYYDIVWDEQQTHKFKDLSSHLQRIKAFKNAS, encoded by the coding sequence ATGATTATTTATCTGCACGGTTTTGATGCTACCAGCCCTGGTAACTATGAAAAGGTCATGCAACTCCGATTTATCGATCCTGATGTGCGCATGATTAGCTACAGCACTGTTCATCCCCGGCAGGATATGAGTCACTTGTTAAAAGAAGTCCATCGTGAAATTACCGCGACAGAAGATCCCAATCCGCTGATTTGTGGTGTGGGTTTAGGTGGATATTGGAGCGAACGGATTGGCTTTTTATGCGGAATTCGACAGGTAATTATAAATCCTAATCTTTTTCCTGAAGAGAATATGCAGGGAAAAATTGAACGGCCGGAAGAATACACCGACATCGCATCAAAATGTGTAACTGAATTTCGTAAAAAAAATGCAGGAAAGTGTATTTGTATCCTTTCTGTTAACGATGAAGTCATGGATAATAGCCAAACAGTGGATGCATTGAAAGATTATTACGACATTGTATGGGATGAGCAACAAACCCATAAATTCAAAGATCTGTCGTCTCACTTGCAACGAATTAAAGCATTTAAAAATGCGAGTTGA
- the nagZ gene encoding beta-N-acetylhexosaminidase, whose translation MLDVQACELDSEEREILAHPTVGGVILFSRNYHDRSQLSALVSAIRQAASKPLLIAVDHEGGRVQRFRDGFSRIPPMGLLHHAGNQVANLAQDCGWLMAAELLALDIDLSFAPVLDLDRGSNVIGNRSFSSDPEQVIQLAEAFIDGMHEAGMKATGKHFPGHGSVRADSHLESPRDNRSWEEIEAYDLLPFRKLIPTGKLDALMPAHVIYTELDDKPAGFSQFWLQEILRQKYGFQGVIFSDDLTMEGAAVAGGYPERAQAALAAGCDMLLACNNRAGAIAILDGLKNPPESRANTLLSHHAGDWRRLTETSRWKNTQDKVRRFSEEFVN comes from the coding sequence ATGTTAGATGTTCAAGCCTGTGAACTGGATTCGGAAGAGCGGGAAATCCTGGCTCATCCCACGGTTGGCGGTGTCATTTTATTCTCGCGCAATTACCATGACCGATCACAATTATCTGCATTAGTCAGTGCAATCCGACAGGCCGCCTCTAAACCACTGTTGATTGCGGTTGATCATGAAGGTGGGCGGGTACAACGTTTTCGGGATGGCTTTTCCCGTATTCCGCCCATGGGCCTTTTGCATCATGCTGGTAATCAAGTGGCCAACCTGGCTCAAGACTGTGGATGGCTCATGGCTGCAGAATTGCTGGCTTTGGATATTGACCTCAGTTTTGCACCTGTCTTGGATCTGGATCGAGGCAGCAATGTGATCGGCAACCGAAGTTTCAGTAGTGATCCGGAGCAGGTGATTCAACTGGCAGAAGCATTCATTGACGGTATGCATGAAGCGGGAATGAAGGCGACAGGTAAACATTTTCCCGGCCATGGCAGTGTCCGCGCGGATTCTCATCTGGAAAGCCCTCGTGATAATCGCAGTTGGGAAGAAATAGAAGCCTATGATTTGTTGCCATTCCGAAAGCTCATTCCAACCGGAAAATTAGATGCACTGATGCCAGCCCATGTGATCTATACCGAATTAGATGACAAGCCAGCCGGATTTTCCCAGTTTTGGTTACAAGAAATATTGCGTCAAAAATATGGTTTCCAAGGGGTGATCTTCAGTGATGATTTAACCATGGAAGGCGCTGCTGTTGCCGGCGGGTATCCCGAGAGAGCACAAGCGGCATTGGCGGCAGGTTGTGATATGTTGCTTGCTTGTAACAATAGGGCAGGCGCTATTGCTATTCTGGATGGCTTAAAAAATCCACCTGAAAGCCGGGCCAACACCTTACTGAGCCATCATGCTGGTGATTGGCGGCGTTTAACGGAAACAAGCCGCTGGAAAAACACGCAAGACAAAGTGCGTCGATTTAGCGAAGAGTTTGTTAATTAA
- a CDS encoding chorismate mutase, whose translation MVTLDEIRQSINEIDTQLLTLFAKRRAISIEVAKNKLSSQRPIRDQHREQELLAYLTQIGRPMGLSAHFIQRVFQLIIEDSVLIQQDFIQQQKNPNIAQTDSSVAYLGPLGSYSSLAARKFLGREVSEIKEVSCNSFNQVFQEVESGACHYGVLPIENMTSGSINEVYDLMQQTSLSIVAELTYPIDHCLLTAVETDIADIEVIYGHPQPITQSSYYLDKHPHIKKIFCDSSSAAMLKVKELASPNAAAIGSADGGDIYGLIKLANGLANQPDNCTRFWVVAREPVRVSPLVPAKTTFIMSTTQKTGSLVEALLVLRNHNINMTKLESRPIPGNPWEEMFYVDVAANLESDEMQTAINELQSSIRYIKILGCYPSEDVHPVNSPTAE comes from the coding sequence ATGGTTACACTGGATGAGATCCGCCAGTCCATTAATGAGATTGACACCCAGTTGCTCACTCTTTTTGCCAAACGCCGTGCAATTAGCATTGAAGTAGCGAAAAACAAACTAAGCAGCCAGCGACCTATCCGTGATCAGCACAGAGAACAGGAATTATTGGCATATCTGACTCAGATCGGACGCCCAATGGGGTTATCCGCCCATTTTATTCAACGCGTATTCCAACTGATAATTGAAGACTCTGTTTTAATTCAACAGGATTTTATTCAACAACAGAAAAACCCTAATATCGCGCAAACTGATAGCAGTGTAGCTTATTTGGGACCGCTGGGTTCCTATTCCAGTCTGGCCGCCCGTAAATTCCTAGGGCGGGAAGTTTCAGAAATTAAGGAAGTGAGCTGTAATAGTTTTAATCAGGTTTTTCAGGAAGTAGAAAGCGGTGCCTGTCATTATGGCGTATTGCCAATTGAAAATATGACATCAGGTTCAATCAATGAAGTCTATGACCTGATGCAACAAACCAGTTTATCCATCGTTGCAGAACTGACTTACCCGATTGACCATTGCCTATTAACGGCAGTTGAAACCGATATTGCCGATATTGAAGTCATTTATGGCCATCCTCAGCCGATTACGCAATCTTCTTACTATCTCGATAAGCACCCGCATATCAAAAAAATATTCTGTGATTCGTCGTCAGCGGCCATGCTGAAAGTGAAAGAGCTGGCATCGCCGAATGCGGCAGCTATTGGCAGTGCGGATGGTGGCGATATTTACGGGTTGATCAAACTGGCAAACGGGTTGGCTAACCAGCCAGATAACTGTACTCGTTTCTGGGTTGTCGCTCGTGAACCCGTGCGCGTGTCTCCGTTAGTACCGGCCAAAACGACATTCATTATGTCGACGACACAAAAAACCGGTTCATTGGTGGAAGCTTTGCTTGTTTTACGGAATCACAACATCAACATGACCAAACTGGAATCACGTCCTATTCCCGGCAACCCATGGGAAGAAATGTTTTATGTGGATGTGGCCGCTAATCTTGAAAGCGATGAAATGCAGACTGCCATTAATGAACTGCAATCTTCCATACGCTATATCAAGATCCTTGGTTGCTATCCCAGTGAAGATGTACATCCTGTGAATAGCCCAACCGCGGAATAG
- the aroG gene encoding 3-deoxy-7-phosphoheptulonate synthase AroG: MMYQTDDVRIKEIKELLPPIALLERYPATETATQTAFESRQAIHKILNDQDERLLVVIGPCSIHDPETAIEYGKRLLAMREELKDQLEIVMRVYFEKPRTTVGWKGLINDPFLDNSYKINDGLRIGRKLLLDLNDMGMPTATEFLDMITPQYMADLMSWGAIGARTTESQVHRELASGLSCPVGFKNGTDGTTKVAIDAISAAGAPHNFLSVTKFGHSAIVSTEGNKDCHIILRGGKEPNYSAKHVAAVVKDLEKAGLPTKMMIDFSHANSSKQFKKQMEVCTDVCGQIASGNRHIMGVMVESHLVEGRQDLVEGQELVCGQSITDACIGWDDTANLLRELAAAVKARRA; the protein is encoded by the coding sequence ATGATGTATCAGACAGACGATGTAAGGATCAAAGAGATCAAAGAATTATTACCGCCGATTGCTCTTTTGGAGCGGTATCCTGCCACTGAAACTGCCACGCAAACGGCATTTGAAAGTCGTCAGGCCATTCATAAGATCCTCAACGATCAGGATGAGCGTTTGTTGGTCGTCATTGGCCCATGTTCTATTCATGACCCAGAAACTGCGATTGAATATGGCAAGCGCTTGCTGGCTATGCGTGAAGAGCTGAAAGACCAACTGGAAATTGTCATGCGGGTGTATTTTGAAAAACCACGTACGACGGTTGGCTGGAAAGGTCTGATCAACGATCCGTTTTTGGATAACAGCTATAAAATCAATGATGGTTTGCGTATTGGCCGCAAGTTGCTGCTGGATCTGAACGATATGGGTATGCCAACCGCTACCGAATTCCTCGATATGATCACGCCGCAATATATGGCTGATTTGATGAGCTGGGGTGCTATCGGTGCCCGGACTACCGAGTCTCAGGTGCATCGTGAGCTGGCCTCTGGCTTGTCTTGCCCGGTTGGCTTTAAAAATGGTACTGACGGAACCACAAAAGTAGCGATTGATGCGATCAGTGCAGCCGGTGCGCCGCATAATTTCTTATCTGTCACCAAATTTGGTCATTCTGCAATTGTTTCTACTGAAGGCAATAAAGACTGCCACATTATTCTGCGTGGTGGTAAAGAGCCGAACTATAGTGCCAAGCACGTTGCTGCTGTCGTAAAAGATCTGGAAAAGGCTGGTTTGCCAACCAAGATGATGATCGATTTCAGCCATGCTAACAGTTCCAAACAGTTCAAGAAGCAGATGGAAGTCTGTACTGATGTCTGTGGTCAGATCGCTTCTGGTAATCGCCACATCATGGGTGTTATGGTCGAAAGCCATCTGGTTGAAGGTCGTCAGGACTTGGTCGAAGGTCAGGAACTGGTTTGCGGTCAGAGTATTACCGATGCTTGTATTGGCTGGGACGATACTGCGAACTTGTTACGAGAATTGGCTGCTGCCGTTAAAGCGCGTCGCGCTTAA
- a CDS encoding DEAD/DEAH box helicase yields the protein MRFEELTMHKRLKEAMAHLNYTKMTEVQAQTIPYALLGRDLAVASKTGSGKTLAYLLPLMHRLLTSRALSTRGPRALILAPTRELAKQVYAQLRFLVAGTQIHCSLVLGGENFNDQIKALRKTPQVLVATPGRLVNHLQARSFLFDGVEILVLDEADRMLDLGFADALKAIHSAASHRLRQTWLFSATLHHQSVEMLSGYILKAPQTIAIGEMHAIHSDINEIFHLCDHLDHKQSLLQHLLMQPDYQQAIVFLATREDTDRLANYYNSLNIPALALSGDMKQAQRNQVIDQFSRGHAKVLFTTDVAARGLDLLHVSLVVNFDMPKQPEEYIHRIGRTGRAGNQGTAVSLISPKDWSSFQNLLALQRREVTFTVIAGLEGKFKGVLAPKNRKFSGKEMHPLAEAKAAQGKKNLKKNSSRPTAKKTSGRDGGIWIRDTDGYAPLRKKAPTEQPYSETDTGNETE from the coding sequence TTGCGCTTTGAAGAACTGACCATGCACAAACGATTAAAAGAAGCCATGGCGCACCTTAACTACACCAAAATGACTGAAGTACAGGCACAAACCATTCCTTATGCCTTGCTGGGTCGAGATCTGGCTGTAGCGTCAAAGACCGGATCAGGTAAAACACTGGCCTATCTGCTTCCGTTGATGCATCGGTTATTAACTTCTCGAGCGCTTTCCACTCGTGGTCCGCGGGCATTGATTCTGGCCCCTACCCGCGAATTGGCAAAACAGGTTTATGCCCAGCTTCGCTTTCTGGTTGCAGGCACACAAATACATTGCAGTCTGGTATTAGGCGGTGAAAATTTTAATGACCAGATTAAAGCCCTGCGGAAAACCCCACAGGTATTAGTTGCCACGCCAGGACGTCTGGTAAACCATCTGCAGGCTCGTAGCTTTCTGTTTGACGGTGTCGAAATATTAGTGCTGGATGAAGCAGATCGAATGTTGGATCTCGGTTTTGCTGATGCCTTAAAAGCTATCCATTCCGCAGCGTCTCATCGATTACGTCAGACATGGCTGTTTTCAGCAACATTGCATCATCAGTCGGTTGAAATGCTGTCGGGCTATATTCTGAAAGCACCGCAGACCATTGCTATCGGTGAGATGCATGCAATTCATAGCGATATCAACGAAATCTTTCACCTCTGTGATCATTTGGATCACAAGCAATCTTTGCTACAGCATTTGTTGATGCAACCTGATTATCAACAAGCCATCGTTTTTCTGGCAACACGTGAAGATACAGATCGACTGGCTAATTATTACAACAGCTTAAATATTCCTGCTTTGGCGCTCTCCGGGGATATGAAACAAGCTCAGCGTAATCAGGTGATAGATCAATTTTCCCGAGGTCATGCCAAAGTGCTGTTCACAACAGACGTTGCTGCACGCGGGCTCGATTTACTGCACGTATCGCTTGTCGTAAATTTTGATATGCCGAAACAACCAGAAGAATATATCCATCGTATTGGACGTACTGGCCGCGCGGGTAATCAAGGCACTGCCGTATCCTTAATTAGCCCCAAAGACTGGTCGTCATTCCAGAATCTGCTGGCATTACAACGTCGTGAAGTCACTTTTACTGTTATTGCTGGTCTCGAAGGCAAGTTTAAGGGCGTATTGGCCCCGAAGAATCGGAAATTTTCAGGTAAAGAAATGCACCCGCTGGCAGAAGCAAAAGCAGCTCAGGGTAAGAAAAATCTGAAAAAGAACAGTTCTCGACCAACGGCCAAGAAAACATCGGGACGTGATGGCGGGATTTGGATCCGTGACACGGACGGTTATGCGCCATTGCGGAAAAAAGCACCGACAGAACAACCCTATTCCGAAACGGATACAGGCAACGAAACTGAATGA